In Mesorhizobium sp. M9A.F.Ca.ET.002.03.1.2, the DNA window TGAGCCCTTCGCTGTCGACCACCTCGCAGCCGCCGTCCCGCCAGGGGATCAGCTTGCGGGTCGCCTCGTTGAAGGATCGAGGTTCCGCCGTCCGCGACGGGCATGTCATTTTTAAATGACAGGATGCCAAATAACTTTAAATGACAGGACGCCAAATAGAGATCATGACTCCCCTATTCCCTGCGCTTCAAGGAGACATTGCCACGTGCCCCGACTGCTTGACGGACTGCGGATTCTTGTTCTGGAGGATGAATTCCTGATCGCCATGGATGTCGAGCAGCTTTGCCGCGACTATGGCGCCGGCGATGTGGTCATCGCCCGCGATCTGGCTGAGATCGACCGCAAGAGCGTTGCCTCGCTATTCGATGCGGCCATCGTCGACCTCATGCTGGGCGGCGCTTCGACGCTCGATTTCGCTTCACGGCTGCGCGAATCGGGCGTGCCTTTCGTCTTCGCCTCGGGCTATTCGGACATGGATGAAATCAAGGTGTCCTTTCCGGATATCAGATTGGTTGCCAAGCCCTATTCGGGAGACGATCTCGTGGAGGCGGTGGCGGCGGCGTGCGGGCGCGGACCTCTTGTTTGAGGTCCGGAAACGGGTCCGTATTCAGGCGGCGTTCGACCCCGTCACCTGAGCCGAGATCGCATCCGGGCCAAACTCGTCTTCGCCGGAAATCTTCAGGATTTCCTGCAGCCGGGTGCGGGCACGGCTGACGCGGCTCTTGATCGTTCCGACCGCGCAGCCGCAGATCTCGGCGGCTTCCTCGTAGGAAAAGCCCGAAGCGCCGATGAGGATGATGGCCTCGCGCTGGTCCTCGGGCAATTGCTCGAGCGCGCCACGAAAATCCTTGAGGTCGAGCTGGCCGTGCTGGGCCGGATGGACGGCTAGCCTGGCCGTCATGATGCCGTCGCTGTCCTGCACCTCGCGGCCGCGCTTGCGCATCTGCGAATAGAATTCATTGCGCAGGATGGTGAACAGCCATGCCTTCAGATTGGTGCCCGGCTCGAAACTTTCATGCTTATCCCAGGCCTTGACCAGCGTTTCCTGCACAAGATCGTCGGCCTTGTCGGCGTTTTGCGTCAACGACACGGCAAAGGCCCGCAGGCTCGGAATCGAGGCGAGCAGATCGGTCTTGAAGCTCTGGGAGACGGCCGCCATGCCTCAGTCCTTTTTCCGTGCAGGTTGGGCCCGTTCCAACTGGCTGAGCAATTGGGCGAAGCGATCCGGCACATTGTCGGAGACCAGCTCGTCGTAATATTGTTTGAGTTTGCGGCCGATTTCCGAGTTTGGCCCGAGCGGGTCGCCGGAAGCAGCCCGGCGCCTTTTTGCAGCGCCAGCCATGGTATCTTTCGTCATGTCTTCATTTCGCCCTTATGTTCCCAGCACCCTGCCGCCTTCAATACGACGCAAAGCAAGCGACACCCCCGTCTGGTTGCCCATCCCGACCTCAAACGCCGTCCCCTTATATTAGTTCCACGACACCGGAACTTTTTCGGAAAGCCAGCGTTTTTGTCTCCAGGGTTTATTCTCAGGGCTAGCAATCGGCTTGGTCAGCAATACATGCAATCACGTCAGAGGGAGACGTCCACCATGAGCCTATCCGCAACCATCGCCCCGCACCTGCCGTTCCTGCGCCGCTTCTCGCGGGCCGTTTCCGGATCGCAGGAGAGTGGCGACGCGCTGGTCGCCGCGATGCTCGAAGCCATCATCGCCGACGTCGACATCTTTCCGGACGCCTCGAACGACCGCATCGCGCTCTACAAGGTCTTCGCCAGGCTGTTCACCTCGGTCGCCATCCGCGTTCCGCAAGAGCAACCGCAGTCGGCGTGGGAACAGCGCGCCGCCGCCAACCTGAACGCGATCTCACCCCGCCCCCGCCAGGCCTTCCTGCTGGTCGCCGTCGAAGGTTTCAGCGAAGACGAGGCGGCGGAAATCCTCGACGTAGACGATCAGGAGTTCTCCGAACTTCTCGCCGAGGCCAGCAACGAGATTTCCCGCCAGGTGGCAACCGATGTGCTGATCATCGAGGACGAGCCGCTGATCGCCATGGACATCGAACAGATGGTCGAAAGCCTGGGCCATCGCGTCGTCGGGACTGCGCGTACCCACGCCGAGGCGGTGATGATGTTCAAAAAGACGCGACCAAGGATGGTGCTGGCCGACATCCAGCTTGCCGACGGCAGCTCGGGCATCGAAGCAGTGAACGAGATCCTGTCGTCCACGCCGGTGCCGGTGATCTTCATCACTGCCTTTCCCGAGCGCCTTCTGACCGGCGAGCGGCCGGAGCCGGCTTTCCTCGTCACCAAGCCGTTCAATCCGGACATGGTCAAGGCCCTGATCAGCCAGGCGCTGTTCTTTGACCGGCATGCGAAAGCCGCTGCATAGCAAACCGGGGTAGGCCCAACCTCGCCGGGCCGCCCCGTTTTCCGCAGGCCGCTCGCTTTCCACAGATCGCCCGTTTTCCACGGATTGCCCCATTTTCCAAAGATCGAAAATGACGCTGGCCGTTGCGGCCGGCCCGTCTCCTGCGCCTCGAACGGAAAGCTTTCCAGGGATCGTCTTTTTCGGCAAATGGTGGAACAAACGGCAACGAACGGCGTTTTTGCCGTACCATTCGAAGGAGATGGATCATGCTTTACTGGGCGCTCGTATTTCTCGTCGTAGCGATCATTGCCGGCGCTCTCGGTTTCGGCGGCATTGCCGGCACCTCGGCCGGCATAGCGCAGATATTGTTTTTCGTTTTTCTCGCTTTCCTGGTCATTTCCCTTATCGCTGGCTTGTTCAAACGGGCTTCGTGAAGGCCAGGTGCGATCGAACACTGGGAACCGCACCCCTCAAGCGGTTTCCAGCTACCGCCGGGCGGTGTCCTTCAACGGGACGTCGCTCGGCGGACCTCTTTTGGGAACCCATTTTTCCGTCAGCCGTTCAGCCTGAATTGGGCGGATGAAATGCTGATGCAATCCAGAACCGGAGACATGAAAGATCGCGGACGGAGTGATGAGATCATCGCTCTGCGTCCTGCCGAGGCCGGAATGCAGCTTGGCCGGGCCCTTCTCCATGCGCTGCGCAATGCAGGCATTTCGGTTCTCTATCAGGATCGCGAGATGAAAACCGTCTGGGCCCGCAATATGCGTCCGCCATGGGCTTCCGATGCGGTCGACAGCGGCATCTTGCCGCCGGCACAGGCGGAGCGCATCGGTGCGGCCAAACGCAACGTCGTCGCATCCGGCAATCCGGAGCATCTTGAGCTCAGCATTCCCGCCGACGATGGCGTTCGCTGGTTCCAGGTATGGGTAGATGCGGATCACGACGACGGCGGCGCCGTGCAGGGCGTCGTCACCACCATGGTCGAAACGACCGAACAGAAACGTCGCGAGCAGACCCTGAAGACGCTGCTGCGCGAGGTCAGCCACCGTTCGAAGAACCTTTTGGCCATCATCCAGAGCATCGCCACCCAGACCAGCCGTTATTCGGGCACGCTCACTGATTTCCTGACACGCTTTCGTGGCCGGCTGCAGTCGCTTGCCTCGTCCCAGGATCTGGTGACTTCGTCCAACTGGCGCGGAGCGGCACTGCGCGAACTGGTGTCCGGCCAGGTCGGCCGCTATGGGGCCGATCCCCTGCGCAGCCTGCGTTTCCGGGGTGCAAATCCATACCTCAACCCCAATGCCGCCCTGCATATCGGCTTGGCCATGCACGAGCTTGCCGTCAATTCGGTCAGCTACGGCGCTCTGTCGCGAGCCGACGGATTCGTCGAGGTGACGGCCGATCTCACGGCCGCTTCCGCTGGCGAAACCGCCCTGTCACTGGTATGGGCCGAAGCCATCGGAACCAACGACAATCAGCCCAGCGAGAAGCGTTTTGGCAGCGTCGCGCTCGAGCGCGTCGTGCCTGCGTCGTTGAACGGGACGGCGACACTTGAAATCACCGAGGGCCGCCTCGAGTATCGCCTTGTCGTTCCTCGCGGCAATTTCGAGACGGATTGAACGGACAACAGCCGAGCCAAAGGGGGCCGGGATCGATACTGACCGCGCTGGCTTTAACCACCTGTTCACCATAAAGTCCGATGCTGTTTTCCCAGACCACTCCGCATGACGTTTTCGGTCGCAGTTCGCTGCGCAGCACAGGAGAGATGGCTTTGACGGTTGCCGACATCAACAGGCTGGAACAGGCCGCACGCGTTTCGATGGGCGGGTTTCAGGACCTCGAAGCATCCGCCATGCCGTCGCATATTGCTTCTCAGCCGTTCCTCCGCTTTGCCGCCTTTGCGCTGGTCGTGCTGACAGCCCTGATCGTCGCGCACCAATTAATCTAGAGCACCCAAAATGGCCGGCGGCGTGTTTCTCCAATTGATCGCGCGACAGTCTGCCTCGCAGGAACTTTGGCGGATGTGGCCCGTTCCTATGGCGAAAGGACCGTCGCCATGGAACACATCGCTGCCGTGCTGCTGGTCATCGGCTGTTCGAACACGATGACCGAGTGCCGTGAACTGCCCATATCAGTGAGCGTTTTCGAAACCGCTCGGGAATGCACCGCCGAGCGCCCGTTCGCCTTGGTCGACGTGGAGGGTCAGGCTCCGCGTATAATTGCCAAATGCCTTTCCGTCGATCCGGCGCTGGAGGATGATTACGACCAGATCGTCTGGAATGTGCGTCCGGACGGCACGCTCGACGCTTCCGTGGAGATTTCCAACCTTGTGGTTGCCTCGAACGGCGCGCGCCCTGAAAAAGATTCTCTTAGCCAACAGTGAAATCGAGCAGGCAAAACCTTTTTCGCATGATAAATGACGGATCGGACTACAAGCGAGGACAAAAGCGAGGAGTAACTTTATGCGGAAGATGATTATTGCGATGGTTGCCGTGGTCGCGGTCAGCGGTTGCAGCACCACCGAGCAGGACGTCGGCGTCGGCGCCGGTGTCGGCGCTCTTGCCGGCGGCCTGATTGGCGGCGGCAGGGGTGCGCTCGTCGGTGCAGCCGTCGGTGCCGGTTCCGGCCTGCTGGTGCGCAACCTGCGCAATGGCTATTGCCAGTACCGCGACAACCGTGGCCGCCTCTATACGGCCCGCTGCTGATCCGCTTCAAAGACACATAAACAGAAGCGGAGACCGGCTCGTCCGGTTCTCCGCTTCTTTGTGCCGGAACGGGTTCGTCCGCGGCAGCGATTGCCCGTTTCAGCCCGACATCAGTCCGACAGTGGAATCCTGATTTCCACGTTCAACCCGCCACCGTAAAAATCGCGATTGATCGTACCGCGCAATTCGCGCGTGACGTTCAAATCGATCAGCTTGGTGCCAAACCCAGTTTTGACAGGTGCTTCGAGCTTCGTCTGGCCCGCTTCGCGCCAGTTGAGAACCAGCGTCCTGTCGCGCCTGCGGCCTTCGACCGACCAGTCGACCTTGAGCGCCCAGTCGCCCTTTCGGTTATTGGCCGAATTGCCGGCTTCGCCATATTTCAGCGCGTTCGTCGCCAGTTCGTGAAAGGTCAGGCCGAGCGCTTGCGTCGTCGTCTCGTCGAGCAGCACCTCTGGCCCCGACATTATCCCCTCGGGAAGCTCCTTGCCGAACACCTGGCCAAGCTCGATGCGCAGGAGATCGCCGAGATCGGCCTTCTGCCAGCGCGAGCGCGTCAGCATGTCCTGGGAAGCCGCCATCGCTTGCAGCCGGGCCGAAAAAGAGGACGAGAACTCGTGGACGTCGGTGGCGTGCGACGCCGTCTGGCGCGCGATCGCCAACACTCGCGTGATCGAATTCTTGATACGATGCTTCATCTCCTGCAGCATCAGGTCTTTTTCGAGCAGGCTCTTTTCCGTCGTCTCGTGAAGCAGGGAGACCGCGTCATAAGCCCGCTCCTGATAGCGTGCCACCAGCGCGATGGTGCCCGCGAGCAGCAGCCCGAACAGGCCGAGCATCACCGGAATGGCGCGCGACGAGGGTTGCGAGAAGGCGCTTGTCGGCCTGAACAGGACGGTCCACGGACGGCCGGCGACGGTGATCTCGCGGGTAACCAGCAGCTTTTCGCCGAAGGTCGACACCGGTGGCGTCTCCGACTGGAACAGAAGATTGTCGGCGTCCACCTTGCCGTCATAGATCTCGATGTTGACCGGCAGCAGCGGCGTCCGGCTGAGCGCGGTCTGGAACAGGTCGCGGGCGCGGAAGGCCGCATAGAGAAAGCCCGATGTCGAGGATGTGGATGCATTGATGCCGTCCGGCGCGGTTTCGACGTTGAGCCGCACGAAGACCAGGAAGCCGGTGAAGGTCTGCGCAGCACCCGTTTCCTGGCCAAGCTGCACGCGCCCGCTTGCATGCTGCTGGTCGTCGGCCATCGCCTTTTCGATCGCCTCGCGCCGCACCGGTTCGGTGAACATGTCGTAGCCGATGCTGGATTGGCTGGACGCGTCGAACGGCTCGAACTGTACGATGGGCGTGCGCCACGGCAGCGTCGTCGTAGCCGGATAGATCACATGGCTGGCGCCATAGTCGTGCAGGATGGCACGCTCGACCGTTGCCTCGTCGCCGGTTCTCACCAAACGGAGAAAGCCGATGCCGCGCAGGCCGGCGAAATTGCCGCCAATATCGAGCGCGCTGAAGAATGCCTTGAACTCGCCCCGCGAAATGCCGCCATTGCGGGCGTTGAACAGCGCCTGCGTCGATCGCAGCAGCGACAGATGCAG includes these proteins:
- a CDS encoding response regulator translates to MPRLLDGLRILVLEDEFLIAMDVEQLCRDYGAGDVVIARDLAEIDRKSVASLFDAAIVDLMLGGASTLDFASRLRESGVPFVFASGYSDMDEIKVSFPDIRLVAKPYSGDDLVEAVAAACGRGPLV
- a CDS encoding RNA polymerase sigma factor gives rise to the protein MAAVSQSFKTDLLASIPSLRAFAVSLTQNADKADDLVQETLVKAWDKHESFEPGTNLKAWLFTILRNEFYSQMRKRGREVQDSDGIMTARLAVHPAQHGQLDLKDFRGALEQLPEDQREAIILIGASGFSYEEAAEICGCAVGTIKSRVSRARTRLQEILKISGEDEFGPDAISAQVTGSNAA
- a CDS encoding NepR family anti-sigma factor codes for the protein MTKDTMAGAAKRRRAASGDPLGPNSEIGRKLKQYYDELVSDNVPDRFAQLLSQLERAQPARKKD
- a CDS encoding response regulator, with the protein product MSLSATIAPHLPFLRRFSRAVSGSQESGDALVAAMLEAIIADVDIFPDASNDRIALYKVFARLFTSVAIRVPQEQPQSAWEQRAAANLNAISPRPRQAFLLVAVEGFSEDEAAEILDVDDQEFSELLAEASNEISRQVATDVLIIEDEPLIAMDIEQMVESLGHRVVGTARTHAEAVMMFKKTRPRMVLADIQLADGSSGIEAVNEILSSTPVPVIFITAFPERLLTGERPEPAFLVTKPFNPDMVKALISQALFFDRHAKAAA
- a CDS encoding DUF1328 domain-containing protein, with translation MLYWALVFLVVAIIAGALGFGGIAGTSAGIAQILFFVFLAFLVISLIAGLFKRAS
- a CDS encoding PAS domain-containing sensor histidine kinase, with translation MQSRTGDMKDRGRSDEIIALRPAEAGMQLGRALLHALRNAGISVLYQDREMKTVWARNMRPPWASDAVDSGILPPAQAERIGAAKRNVVASGNPEHLELSIPADDGVRWFQVWVDADHDDGGAVQGVVTTMVETTEQKRREQTLKTLLREVSHRSKNLLAIIQSIATQTSRYSGTLTDFLTRFRGRLQSLASSQDLVTSSNWRGAALRELVSGQVGRYGADPLRSLRFRGANPYLNPNAALHIGLAMHELAVNSVSYGALSRADGFVEVTADLTAASAGETALSLVWAEAIGTNDNQPSEKRFGSVALERVVPASLNGTATLEITEGRLEYRLVVPRGNFETD
- a CDS encoding YMGG-like glycine zipper-containing protein — its product is MRKMIIAMVAVVAVSGCSTTEQDVGVGAGVGALAGGLIGGGRGALVGAAVGAGSGLLVRNLRNGYCQYRDNRGRLYTARC
- a CDS encoding CHASE domain-containing protein → MKKFFPIVAFIAVALISLTMAGFAYFATQEAARIKFAATADDALNRIDSRIDLHLSLLRSTQALFNARNGGISRGEFKAFFSALDIGGNFAGLRGIGFLRLVRTGDEATVERAILHDYGASHVIYPATTTLPWRTPIVQFEPFDASSQSSIGYDMFTEPVRREAIEKAMADDQQHASGRVQLGQETGAAQTFTGFLVFVRLNVETAPDGINASTSSTSGFLYAAFRARDLFQTALSRTPLLPVNIEIYDGKVDADNLLFQSETPPVSTFGEKLLVTREITVAGRPWTVLFRPTSAFSQPSSRAIPVMLGLFGLLLAGTIALVARYQERAYDAVSLLHETTEKSLLEKDLMLQEMKHRIKNSITRVLAIARQTASHATDVHEFSSSFSARLQAMAASQDMLTRSRWQKADLGDLLRIELGQVFGKELPEGIMSGPEVLLDETTTQALGLTFHELATNALKYGEAGNSANNRKGDWALKVDWSVEGRRRDRTLVLNWREAGQTKLEAPVKTGFGTKLIDLNVTRELRGTINRDFYGGGLNVEIRIPLSD